A single region of the Ciconia boyciana chromosome 13, ASM3463844v1, whole genome shotgun sequence genome encodes:
- the ARL6IP1 gene encoding ADP-ribosylation factor-like protein 6-interacting protein 1 encodes MAEGDNNSVYQLAAETASLEEQLQGWGEVILMTDKVLRWERAWFPLALMSVVSFSFLMIYYLDPSVLSGVSCFVMFLCLADYLVPALAPRIFGSNKWTTEQQQRFHEICSNLVKSRRRIVGWWKRLFTLKEEKPKMYFMTMLFSLAVVAWIGQQVHNLFLTYLIVSFLLLFPGLNQHGIITKYVGMAKREINKLLKHKEKKNE; translated from the exons GCTGCAGAAACTGCTAGCTTGGAAGAGCAGTTGCAAGGATGGGGAGAAGTGATTTTGATGACCGATAAAGTTCTTCGCTGGGAGAGAGCTTGGTTTCCTCTGGCACTGATGagtgttgtttccttttcttttct GATGATCTACTACTTGGACCCATCAGTTCTTTCAGGCGTCTCCTGTTTCGTTATGTTCCTCTGTTTGGCTGATTATCTTGTTCCTGCTCTTGCACCTAGAATCTTTGGCTCTAATAAATG gactacagaacagcagcaaagatTTCATGAGATTTGCAGCAATTTGGTAAAATCGCGTCGCCGAATTGTTGGCTGGTGGAAACGTCTCTTCACACTGAAGGAAGAGAAGCCTAAAATG taCTTCATGACCatgcttttttctcttgctgtggtTGCCTGGATTGGACAGCAAGTTCACAATCTCTTTCTGACCTATCTTATTG TAAGTTTCTTGTTGCTGTTTCCTGGACTAAACCAGCATGGGATCATTACAAAGTATGTTGGAATGGCGAAAAGGGAGATAAACAAACTTCTCAagcacaaggaaaagaaaaatgaatga
- the RPS15A gene encoding small ribosomal subunit protein uS8: MVRMNVLADALKSINNAEKRGKRQVLIRPCSKVIVRFLTVMMKHGYIGEFEIIDDHRAGKIVVNLTGRLNKCGVISPRFDVQLKDLEKWQNNLLPSRQFGYIVLTTSAGIMDHEEARRKHTGGKILGFFF, from the exons ATGGTGCGCATGAATGTTCTAGCCGATGCTCTCAAAAGCATCAACAATGCAGAGAAACGTGGGAAACGCCAAGTTCTCATTAGGCCGTGCTCCAAAGTAATCGTCCGGTTTTTAACTGTGATGATGAAGCACG GTTACATTGGTGAATTTGAGATAATTGATGATCACAGAGCTGGGAAGATTGTTGTCAATCTCACAGGCAGACTCAACAAG TGTGGTGTAATCAGTCCCAGATTTGATGTTCAGCTGAAGGATTTGGAAAAGTGGCAGAACAACCTACTGCCTTCACGTCAGTTTGG GTACATTGTACTGACAACCTCAGCTGGCATCATGGACCATGAGGAGGCTAGGCGAAAACACACAGGAGGCAAAATCCTGGGattctttttctaa